From Culicoidibacter larvae, a single genomic window includes:
- a CDS encoding Head fiber protein, with protein sequence MDYNTKNYTEQGGDKTVIAGTLEIKEGATVTGLPSSFTPAENQAPSVAEDITSLVADFNALLLKLKAAGLIEAD encoded by the coding sequence ATGGATTACAACACAAAAAACTACACCGAACAAGGCGGAGATAAAACCGTCATCGCAGGAACGTTAGAGATTAAGGAGGGAGCAACAGTAACAGGTCTCCCTTCTTCTTTTACTCCTGCAGAAAACCAAGCACCTAGTGTGGCAGAAGATATTACGAGTTTAGTTGCTGATTTTAATGCATTGCTTTTAAAGCTAAAAGCAGCCGGACTCATAGAAGCTGATTAA
- a CDS encoding phage major capsid protein, whose protein sequence is MTITEMRNKRKKLIETMDGFLDTHKTKNGTLSGEDDKTYKTMEDEITELTNEIHRMERREAIEAELEKPVSKPIIENPMNGRMDNSEIKTGRAADSYKTAMLSALRSNFRNVSNVLQEGVDADGGYLVPEEYDTRLIDGLKDENIIRKLGHTITTSGERKINIAATKPAAAWIDEGEALTFSDATFSQINLDAHKLHVAVKVTEELLYDNAFQLENYIIEEFYKALANAEEDAFINGNGTGKPLGILAASGGAEVGVTAASATAITADEVINLVYSLKRPYRKNAVFILNDQTIAALRKLKDGNGAYMWQAALVAGEPDKLLGYPVYTSAYMPTIEAGAKTIIFGDLSYYNIGDRGSRSFAELRELFAGNGMVGFVAKERVDGKLVLPEAIKVLQQKA, encoded by the coding sequence ATGACGATTACAGAAATGCGTAACAAGCGCAAAAAGCTTATTGAAACGATGGACGGGTTCTTGGACACTCATAAAACCAAGAATGGCACATTGTCCGGAGAAGACGATAAAACCTACAAAACCATGGAAGATGAGATCACTGAACTCACGAATGAAATCCATCGCATGGAAAGACGTGAAGCAATCGAGGCTGAACTTGAAAAACCTGTCAGCAAGCCAATCATTGAAAATCCGATGAATGGTCGAATGGATAACAGTGAAATTAAAACTGGCCGAGCAGCTGATTCTTATAAGACAGCAATGCTTTCAGCTCTTCGTTCAAACTTCCGTAATGTATCCAATGTCCTGCAAGAAGGTGTTGATGCTGATGGTGGATATCTGGTTCCAGAAGAGTATGACACGAGACTGATTGATGGGCTGAAAGACGAAAATATCATTCGTAAGCTGGGTCATACCATTACCACATCTGGTGAGCGAAAAATTAATATTGCAGCTACAAAACCTGCAGCTGCATGGATTGATGAGGGAGAGGCACTGACCTTTAGTGATGCAACCTTCTCTCAAATTAATCTGGATGCTCACAAACTTCATGTAGCTGTAAAGGTTACCGAGGAACTGCTCTATGACAATGCCTTCCAACTGGAGAACTACATCATTGAGGAGTTTTATAAGGCTCTGGCTAATGCCGAGGAAGATGCCTTTATTAATGGTAATGGTACAGGGAAACCACTGGGTATTCTGGCTGCAAGTGGTGGTGCTGAAGTCGGTGTAACAGCAGCATCTGCAACGGCGATTACTGCTGACGAAGTGATTAACCTTGTGTATTCCTTGAAGCGTCCTTACCGTAAAAATGCCGTGTTCATTTTAAATGACCAGACCATTGCAGCCCTTAGAAAACTAAAGGACGGGAACGGTGCCTATATGTGGCAAGCAGCTCTTGTTGCAGGTGAACCAGATAAACTACTTGGCTATCCTGTTTATACATCTGCTTATATGCCTACCATTGAGGCAGGTGCTAAGACCATTATCTTTGGCGATTTGTCTTACTACAACATTGGAGATCGTGGTTCTCGTTCCTTTGCAGAACTTCGTGAGCTGTTTGCAGGTAATGGCATGGTCGGTTTTGTAGCTAAAGAACGTGTGGATGGCAAGTTAGTACTACCTGAAGCAATCAAGGTTCTTCAGCAGAAAGCCTAA
- a CDS encoding head maturation protease, ClpP-related gives MKNKIFWGWKNQASEQEERVLELYGTIAEESWFDDDVTPHMFRNELFSGKGPITLWINSPGGDCIAASQIYTMLMDYPDEVTVKIDGIAASAASVIAMAGTKVLMAPTALIMIHNPATITMGDHEDMKRAIEMLDEVKESIINAYEIKTGVSRIKLSHLMDAETWMNANKAIELGFADDVLKDEKQSEPTFSAYAFSRKAVATNLLNKMAEKNKPIQAEESLKPQGRSIDELKERLLIIKKYM, from the coding sequence ATGAAGAACAAGATATTTTGGGGATGGAAGAACCAAGCAAGCGAACAAGAAGAACGAGTTCTTGAGCTTTATGGAACAATCGCTGAAGAAAGCTGGTTTGATGATGATGTGACCCCGCATATGTTTAGAAATGAACTCTTTAGCGGAAAAGGACCCATCACCTTATGGATTAATTCACCGGGTGGAGATTGCATTGCCGCAAGTCAGATTTATACCATGTTGATGGATTATCCAGATGAGGTAACCGTCAAGATTGATGGGATTGCAGCATCAGCCGCTTCTGTCATTGCCATGGCAGGAACAAAGGTACTAATGGCTCCGACAGCACTCATAATGATTCATAACCCAGCAACCATCACGATGGGTGATCATGAAGACATGAAACGAGCGATCGAGATGTTAGATGAGGTGAAAGAAAGCATTATCAATGCCTATGAGATTAAGACTGGAGTATCTCGCATCAAACTATCTCATTTGATGGATGCTGAAACCTGGATGAATGCCAACAAAGCCATAGAACTTGGCTTTGCAGACGATGTGCTAAAGGATGAGAAACAATCCGAACCCACTTTTTCTGCCTATGCGTTTTCTAGAAAAGCAGTGGCAACTAACCTACTTAACAAAATGGCAGAAAAGAATAAACCAATTCAGGCGGAGGAATCTCTAAAACCACAAGGGCGCTCAATTGATGAACTCAAGGAGCGTCTTTTAATTATCAAAAAATATATGTAA
- a CDS encoding phage portal protein, which translates to MGFLSSIFKARDKPTDRAVSSNYTFLMGSTTAGKTVTERSALQMTAVYSCVRILAEAVAGLPLHLYRYTDDGGKEKAIDHSLYRLLHDEPNPEMSSFVFRETLMTHLLLWGNCYAQIIRNGKGEVVGLYPLMPNRMSVHRDESGQLYYLYTRGADDVNSMKGMTVKLSTSDVLHIPGLGFDGLVGYSPIAMAKNAIGLAIATEEYGAKFFANGAAPSGVLEHPGTIKEPGKVREAWQSQFGGSANSNKIAVLEEGMKYTPISISPEQAQFLETRKFQINEIARIFRVPPHMVGDLEKSSFSNIEQQSLEFVKYTLDPWVVRWEQTLARTLFTPEEKKKYFFRFNVEGLLRGDYVSRMSGYATARQNGWMSANDIRELENLDRIPSEDGGDMYLVNGNMLPLTKAGAFANTNEDGKEEDLDEEQDILGMEEPSKRTRRTSS; encoded by the coding sequence TTGGGGTTTTTATCATCCATTTTTAAGGCAAGAGATAAGCCTACTGACAGAGCTGTGAGTTCAAACTACACATTTTTAATGGGATCAACCACAGCAGGTAAAACAGTGACCGAGCGGTCGGCACTTCAAATGACGGCCGTATACTCTTGTGTTCGGATATTAGCTGAAGCAGTCGCAGGGCTTCCTCTGCATCTTTATCGCTATACAGACGATGGTGGCAAGGAAAAAGCAATTGACCATTCCTTGTATCGACTTTTGCATGATGAACCGAATCCTGAGATGAGTTCTTTTGTGTTTAGAGAAACACTGATGACTCATCTTTTATTATGGGGGAATTGTTATGCGCAGATTATTCGTAATGGAAAAGGTGAAGTTGTAGGACTCTACCCCTTGATGCCAAATAGGATGTCAGTCCATCGAGATGAGAGTGGGCAGCTCTATTACTTATATACCAGAGGTGCAGATGATGTGAACAGTATGAAGGGTATGACAGTAAAACTTAGCACCTCCGATGTACTTCATATTCCCGGACTCGGGTTTGATGGGCTGGTGGGCTACTCCCCTATAGCAATGGCTAAAAATGCGATTGGTCTTGCCATAGCAACAGAGGAATATGGAGCTAAGTTCTTTGCTAACGGTGCTGCTCCAAGTGGTGTGCTTGAACATCCGGGAACGATTAAAGAACCTGGGAAAGTCAGAGAGGCTTGGCAGTCACAATTTGGTGGCAGTGCCAATTCCAATAAAATAGCCGTGCTTGAAGAAGGAATGAAATATACACCGATTTCCATTTCACCAGAACAAGCACAATTCCTTGAAACAAGGAAGTTTCAAATCAATGAAATTGCTCGGATTTTTAGAGTCCCTCCTCACATGGTAGGCGACCTTGAGAAGTCGAGCTTTTCTAATATTGAGCAACAATCCCTTGAGTTTGTGAAATACACCTTAGACCCGTGGGTAGTGCGTTGGGAGCAAACCCTAGCCCGCACCCTTTTTACACCGGAAGAAAAGAAAAAATACTTCTTTAGATTCAATGTAGAAGGTCTGCTTAGAGGGGATTATGTTAGTCGCATGAGCGGGTATGCCACAGCAAGGCAGAACGGTTGGATGAGTGCCAATGATATTAGGGAACTTGAAAACCTAGACCGTATCCCTTCAGAGGATGGCGGTGACATGTACCTTGTAAACGGCAATATGCTCCCTCTTACAAAGGCAGGTGCATTCGCAAATACAAACGAGGATGGAAAGGAGGAAGACTTGGATGAAGAACAAGATATTTTGGGGATGGAAGAACCAAGCAAGCGAACAAGAAGAACGAGTTCTTGA
- a CDS encoding terminase large subunit, producing MRKLKKYKPTPFMAKDSIYDKDAADYAVNFIECLSHTKGKWSGKPFELIDWQEQIIRDLFGTLKPDGYRQFNTAYIEIPKKMGKSELAAAVALLLTCGDGEERAEVYGCAADRQQASIVFEVAADMVRMSPALSKRVKILSATKRIIFQPTNSFYQVLSAEAYSKHGFNIHGVVFDELHTQPNRKLFDVMTKGSGDARTQPLYFLITTAGSDTKSICYETHQKAKDLMEKRKIDPTFYPVIYGADESDDWTDPKVWKKANPSLGITVGIDKVKAACESAKQNPAEENAFRQLRLNQWVKQAVRWMPMDRWDKCAFAVNEEDLLGRVCYGGLDLSSSIDITAFVLVFPPLDEDDKYIILPYFWLPEETLSARVNRDHVPYDVWEKQGQLKTTEGNVVHYGFIEKFIEELGEKYNIREIAFDRWGAVQMVQNLEGMGFTVVPFGQGFKDMSPPTKELMKLTLEEKVAHGGHPVLRWMMDNIFVRTDPAGNIKPDKEKSSEKIDGAVATIMALDRAIRCGNDTSASVYDNRGILFI from the coding sequence ATCAGAAAACTTAAGAAATATAAACCGACTCCTTTTATGGCAAAGGACTCTATTTACGATAAAGATGCTGCAGATTATGCGGTCAACTTTATCGAATGCTTAAGTCATACCAAGGGGAAATGGTCAGGAAAGCCCTTTGAACTGATTGATTGGCAAGAGCAGATTATCAGGGATTTGTTTGGAACACTGAAACCAGATGGCTACAGGCAATTTAATACGGCTTATATTGAGATTCCAAAGAAAATGGGAAAATCAGAATTAGCTGCTGCCGTAGCCTTGTTACTTACATGTGGTGATGGTGAAGAGCGAGCAGAAGTCTACGGGTGCGCTGCAGACAGGCAACAGGCGTCCATCGTATTTGAAGTGGCTGCTGATATGGTACGTATGAGCCCGGCTCTAAGTAAACGAGTTAAAATCTTATCGGCAACAAAGCGGATCATTTTCCAACCGACTAATAGTTTTTATCAAGTGCTTTCAGCAGAGGCTTATTCAAAGCATGGTTTTAATATTCATGGTGTTGTTTTTGATGAGTTGCATACGCAGCCCAACAGAAAACTCTTTGATGTCATGACCAAAGGTTCTGGTGATGCCAGAACGCAGCCTCTTTATTTTCTGATCACCACGGCAGGATCTGATACAAAATCAATCTGCTATGAAACCCATCAGAAAGCCAAAGACCTCATGGAGAAAAGAAAGATTGACCCTACTTTTTATCCGGTTATTTATGGAGCAGATGAGTCAGATGATTGGACAGATCCGAAGGTGTGGAAAAAAGCGAATCCAAGCCTTGGCATAACGGTAGGGATTGATAAGGTAAAAGCCGCTTGTGAATCAGCCAAGCAAAACCCTGCAGAAGAGAATGCCTTTAGACAGTTACGACTTAATCAGTGGGTCAAACAGGCGGTTCGCTGGATGCCAATGGACAGGTGGGATAAATGTGCCTTTGCCGTAAATGAAGAGGATTTACTTGGAAGGGTATGCTATGGCGGACTAGACCTTTCTAGCTCCATTGATATTACTGCCTTTGTATTGGTGTTTCCTCCCCTAGATGAGGATGATAAATACATCATTCTTCCCTACTTTTGGCTGCCAGAAGAAACTCTAAGTGCCAGGGTCAACCGTGACCATGTTCCCTATGATGTCTGGGAAAAGCAAGGACAGCTTAAAACAACCGAAGGAAATGTGGTCCATTACGGTTTTATTGAGAAGTTCATCGAAGAACTTGGCGAAAAGTACAACATTCGTGAAATTGCCTTTGACCGTTGGGGAGCCGTACAAATGGTGCAAAACCTCGAAGGCATGGGCTTTACTGTTGTCCCCTTTGGTCAAGGATTTAAGGATATGAGTCCACCGACTAAAGAACTGATGAAACTAACGCTAGAAGAAAAGGTTGCTCATGGTGGGCATCCTGTACTTCGTTGGATGATGGATAACATTTTTGTTCGAACAGACCCGGCAGGCAACATCAAGCCGGACAAGGAAAAATCATCAGAAAAGATTGATGGTGCAGTGGCAACGATTATGGCTCTTGATCGAGCGATTCGTTGTGGCAATGATACGAGTGCTTCGGTTTATGACAACCGAGGCATTCTCTTTATATGA
- a CDS encoding DUF7678 domain-containing protein yields MWKEGSIKVHDSIIHYWVKCYEKSSEFGIDKGRISKLMLKRKEEIIANYDRGWDIEPVDEDTEIALAILLLEHN; encoded by the coding sequence GTGTGGAAAGAAGGTAGCATTAAAGTTCATGACAGCATCATCCATTATTGGGTAAAGTGCTATGAGAAAAGTTCGGAATTTGGCATTGACAAGGGGCGCATCTCAAAGCTGATGCTTAAGCGCAAAGAAGAGATTATTGCAAATTATGACCGAGGCTGGGACATTGAACCTGTGGATGAGGATACAGAAATTGCGCTTGCAATCTTATTATTAGAACACAACTAA
- a CDS encoding DUF5049 domain-containing protein: MTSKIKEQILAIRDTGETNMFDVRKVQEIALREGYNELLVYLADNVGAYSRFILTGKEE; this comes from the coding sequence ATGACAAGTAAGATAAAAGAACAGATTCTTGCCATTCGAGATACCGGTGAAACCAATATGTTTGATGTGCGAAAAGTACAGGAAATCGCTCTGAGGGAAGGGTATAACGAGCTACTTGTTTACCTTGCAGATAACGTGGGGGCCTATTCCAGATTCATTCTGACAGGCAAGGAGGAATAA
- a CDS encoding DUF4314 domain-containing protein yields the protein MRTISKERLQSLREKYPVGCRVELLRMDDIQAPAIGTKGTVIGVDDIGSIMVSWETGSSLSVVFGEDLCRRIEDDK from the coding sequence GTGAGGACAATTAGTAAAGAACGGTTGCAAAGCCTCCGTGAGAAGTACCCTGTAGGATGCCGAGTAGAACTTCTAAGAATGGATGATATTCAAGCTCCTGCGATTGGAACAAAAGGAACAGTCATAGGTGTTGATGACATCGGATCAATCATGGTGTCTTGGGAAACTGGCTCCAGTTTATCAGTCGTTTTTGGAGAAGACCTGTGCAGGAGGATTGAAGATGACAAGTAA
- a CDS encoding virulence protein, giving the protein MVIKYNVTGAERKRLVTTLSTLTGVKAKYLGMPSMAYEVGDFTIDKNGNLELSDKVNSEEIERVAGHLASEGFIAEEEISATEGKQRADSEEFGLTVSMPRSNFTEKALENLKAIIEAKGKLIRHALDVEDLPIEVSEDVVSFPWFETLPAAEEVKAYNHFIFALCEMAINQKRITVKEKEVENEKYAFRCFLLRLGFIGEEYKEERKILLRNLTGSSAFKGGAKSEDN; this is encoded by the coding sequence ATGGTCATTAAATACAATGTAACAGGAGCAGAAAGAAAAAGGCTGGTAACGACTCTTAGTACTCTCACAGGAGTTAAAGCAAAGTACCTAGGAATGCCTAGTATGGCATATGAGGTAGGTGACTTTACCATCGACAAGAATGGAAACCTTGAACTCAGTGACAAGGTAAACAGCGAAGAAATCGAACGTGTGGCAGGACATTTAGCCAGCGAGGGTTTTATTGCTGAGGAAGAGATAAGCGCCACAGAGGGCAAACAAAGGGCAGACAGCGAGGAGTTTGGTCTTACAGTTTCCATGCCAAGGAGCAATTTTACTGAGAAGGCACTTGAAAACCTAAAAGCCATTATTGAAGCAAAAGGAAAATTAATCCGCCATGCACTTGATGTAGAGGATTTACCAATTGAAGTTTCTGAAGACGTAGTTTCATTTCCTTGGTTTGAAACATTGCCAGCAGCAGAAGAGGTGAAAGCATATAACCACTTCATTTTTGCCTTATGCGAGATGGCGATAAATCAGAAACGCATCACGGTAAAAGAGAAGGAAGTAGAAAATGAGAAATACGCATTCAGATGCTTTTTACTCCGCCTTGGCTTTATCGGGGAAGAATACAAAGAAGAGCGAAAAATACTGCTTAGAAACTTAACTGGTTCATCGGCATTTAAAGGAGGAGCAAAAAGTGAGGACAATTAG
- a CDS encoding site-specific DNA-methyltransferase: MLIEKKNTKDLIPATYNPRKDLKPGDAEYDKLKRSIEQFGYVEPVIWNKVTGHVVGGHQRLKVLMDMGITEVECVIIEMDEEKEKALNIALNKISGDWDKDKLALLISDLQGVDFDVSLTGFDPKELDDLFKDTLKEGIHDDDFDVETELKKPAISKLGDIWTLGRHRLICGDSTKKETYDVLMNKKKANLCVTDPPYNVNYEGAAGKIKNDHMANDAFYQFLLDAFINIEEVLADDASIYVFHADTEGFNFRKAFSDAGFYLSGCCIWKKDSLVLGRSPYQWQHEPVLFGWKKKGKHQWYTGRKETTIWEFDKQKRNGDHPTMKPIPLLAYPILNSSMSNTIVLDPFGGSGSTLIACEQSERICYTVELDEKFCDVIIKRYIEQVGTSKEVSVQRDGLSYKYDELVETNE; the protein is encoded by the coding sequence ATGTTGATTGAAAAGAAGAACACAAAAGACCTCATCCCTGCAACATACAATCCTCGTAAAGATTTGAAACCAGGAGATGCAGAATACGATAAATTAAAACGATCCATTGAACAATTTGGTTATGTAGAGCCGGTTATCTGGAATAAGGTGACCGGCCATGTTGTTGGTGGGCATCAAAGACTGAAGGTTCTCATGGATATGGGCATCACAGAAGTTGAGTGTGTCATCATTGAAATGGACGAAGAAAAAGAAAAAGCACTCAACATCGCGCTCAATAAAATCAGCGGTGATTGGGACAAGGATAAATTGGCCCTTTTAATTTCAGATTTACAAGGTGTAGATTTTGATGTTTCCCTAACTGGATTTGACCCTAAAGAACTGGATGACTTATTTAAAGACACGCTGAAAGAGGGGATCCACGATGATGACTTTGATGTGGAGACAGAACTAAAAAAGCCTGCCATCAGCAAGCTTGGTGACATATGGACGCTTGGCAGACACAGGCTTATCTGTGGTGATTCTACCAAGAAAGAAACCTATGATGTGCTGATGAATAAAAAGAAGGCAAACTTGTGCGTAACAGATCCTCCCTACAATGTGAATTATGAAGGTGCTGCAGGGAAAATCAAAAATGACCATATGGCAAATGATGCCTTCTACCAGTTCCTCTTAGATGCCTTTATCAATATCGAAGAAGTTCTGGCAGACGATGCCTCCATCTACGTATTCCATGCCGACACCGAAGGGTTTAATTTTAGAAAAGCCTTCTCGGATGCCGGTTTTTATTTGTCCGGCTGTTGTATATGGAAAAAGGACTCCCTTGTGCTGGGTCGTTCTCCTTATCAATGGCAGCATGAACCAGTGCTGTTTGGCTGGAAAAAGAAAGGCAAGCATCAGTGGTATACGGGCAGGAAAGAAACCACCATCTGGGAATTTGATAAGCAGAAGAGAAATGGAGACCATCCTACGATGAAACCTATCCCTCTGCTCGCCTATCCGATTTTGAACTCCTCTATGAGTAACACCATTGTGCTTGACCCATTTGGCGGAAGTGGTAGTACCCTAATTGCCTGTGAGCAATCAGAACGCATCTGCTACACCGTGGAACTAGATGAGAAGTTTTGTGATGTCATTATTAAACGCTACATTGAGCAGGTTGGAACTTCTAAAGAAGTCAGTGTTCAAAGGGATGGACTAAGTTATAAATATGATGAATTGGTGGAAACCAATGAATAA
- the metK gene encoding methionine adenosyltransferase, with the protein MNKYRTCESVCKGHPDKLCDLISDSLLDACLRKDKSSRVACEVMATKGHIIVAGEITCSKRIDIRGVVRRVLTDVGYKPRKFLVFVYVHQQSKDIAGGVDRALESREGDTSWYSMLGAGDQGTVYGYATNETSEKLPLPLVLSHAICEKLDKVMKNGVIKDIGPDGKAQVTVEYEGDKPKRIKTIVVSVQHSADKDLDVLRNEVIAQVLWPVFEKYPFDDETEILINPSGRFVEGGPAADTGLTGRKIMVDTYGGLAAHGGGAFSGKDPTKVDRSGAYMARAIAKNIVRCGFAKRCQVAISYAIGKADPVALEIDTFGTGTVEESILCRAVLDVFNLRPAAIIEKLKLTDVIYADTATYGHFRYGLSTWEFLDCYTELREAVNKYVD; encoded by the coding sequence ATGAATAAATATAGAACGTGTGAAAGTGTATGTAAAGGTCATCCCGATAAACTATGTGACCTTATTTCAGATAGCCTTTTAGATGCATGTTTAAGAAAAGATAAATCTTCTCGTGTTGCTTGCGAGGTGATGGCAACCAAAGGACACATCATTGTTGCCGGTGAGATTACCTGCTCAAAGAGAATTGACATTAGAGGTGTTGTCCGCCGTGTTCTTACAGATGTGGGCTACAAGCCTAGAAAATTTTTAGTCTTTGTCTATGTCCATCAACAAAGTAAAGATATCGCAGGTGGTGTAGATAGGGCCTTGGAATCTCGTGAGGGTGATACGTCATGGTATTCCATGTTAGGAGCGGGTGACCAAGGCACCGTTTATGGCTATGCCACCAATGAAACTAGTGAGAAACTACCTCTCCCCTTAGTCTTATCCCATGCCATTTGCGAAAAGCTGGATAAGGTGATGAAGAATGGCGTAATCAAAGACATTGGCCCAGATGGTAAGGCTCAAGTGACGGTGGAATATGAAGGTGACAAACCAAAACGAATTAAGACCATTGTAGTTTCCGTTCAACACAGTGCAGATAAAGATTTAGATGTTTTAAGAAATGAAGTCATTGCTCAGGTGCTGTGGCCAGTCTTTGAAAAATATCCATTTGACGATGAGACTGAGATCCTCATTAATCCTAGTGGACGATTTGTTGAAGGAGGACCAGCAGCTGATACTGGTCTTACGGGAAGAAAAATCATGGTTGATACCTATGGCGGATTAGCTGCTCATGGTGGCGGTGCGTTTTCAGGCAAAGACCCGACAAAAGTTGACCGTAGTGGTGCCTACATGGCAAGGGCGATTGCAAAGAATATTGTTCGATGTGGCTTTGCTAAGCGATGCCAGGTAGCGATTTCCTATGCAATTGGAAAAGCAGATCCTGTTGCTCTTGAGATTGATACCTTTGGAACAGGCACGGTGGAAGAAAGTATCCTTTGCCGTGCTGTATTAGATGTATTCAATTTAAGACCTGCAGCCATTATCGAAAAGCTAAAGCTGACGGATGTTATTTATGCAGATACAGCTACTTACGGCCATTTCAGATATGGCTTAAGCACGTGGGAATTTCTAGATTGCTATACAGAACTAAGGGAGGCGGTAAATAAATATGTTGATTGA
- a CDS encoding P27 family phage terminase small subunit, translating to MAKDGTARGGQRVGAGRKSKALTDKIADGRLNGVQVLPEPAEMEGTDVPPVKDYLKATQKNGKDLCAEDIYIETYKWLKDRGCEMLVNNQLIEQYAMSVSRWIQCEECISEYGFLAKHPTTSAAIASPYVAMSREYMKQVNQCWYQIYQIVKENCSVEFGGRSPQDDLMERLLSARKGK from the coding sequence ATGGCGAAAGACGGTACAGCAAGAGGCGGTCAGCGTGTTGGTGCTGGAAGAAAATCAAAGGCTCTAACCGACAAAATTGCTGATGGCAGATTAAACGGGGTTCAAGTACTGCCGGAGCCAGCAGAAATGGAAGGCACGGATGTTCCTCCAGTAAAAGATTATTTAAAGGCTACTCAGAAAAATGGCAAAGACCTCTGTGCAGAAGATATTTATATCGAAACTTACAAGTGGCTAAAGGATCGTGGCTGCGAAATGTTAGTAAACAACCAGCTAATCGAGCAGTATGCCATGAGTGTTTCTCGTTGGATTCAGTGTGAAGAGTGTATTTCAGAATATGGCTTTCTTGCAAAGCATCCAACCACTTCAGCTGCCATCGCATCACCTTATGTTGCGATGAGTCGTGAATACATGAAACAGGTCAATCAGTGCTGGTATCAGATTTACCAAATTGTGAAGGAAAACTGCTCTGTGGAGTTTGGAGGCAGAAGTCCACAAGATGATTTGATGGAGCGGTTATTATCTGCTCGGAAAGGAAAATAA
- a CDS encoding HNH endonuclease — MPSKPKRPCSSPGCPNLTDGQYCEEHRVVERRRYDKYQRSKDINKKYGRAWKRIRDRYAQEHPLCEMCKEDGRLTPTDEVHHILPVSQGGTHDRNNLMSLCKSCHNKIHLELGDRQIRR; from the coding sequence ATGCCAAGCAAACCTAAGCGACCATGTAGCAGTCCAGGATGTCCCAACTTAACGGATGGTCAGTACTGTGAAGAGCATCGAGTCGTTGAACGTAGACGCTATGACAAATACCAACGGTCAAAGGATATTAATAAAAAGTATGGTAGAGCCTGGAAAAGAATCCGAGACCGGTATGCACAGGAACATCCCCTGTGTGAGATGTGTAAAGAGGACGGAAGACTAACTCCCACCGATGAAGTGCATCACATCCTCCCTGTTTCTCAAGGTGGTACACACGATAGAAACAATTTGATGTCCTTATGTAAATCCTGTCATAACAAGATTCATTTAGAACTCGGTGATCGACAGATTCGCAGGTGA
- a CDS encoding DUF1492 domain-containing protein: protein MKAKEYLHQAYRLDKRIQSNIEEMERLRELSTSVSSPCWGERIQKGRHTDALFVRYLERIEELQIKINDEVDHLVALKAEIRDVINKVTDIDERMVLRYRYVHNFTWEQIGDELNADKSTIRRWHGNALNHVVVPENPIVIQMLNSNEHF from the coding sequence ATGAAAGCAAAAGAATATTTACACCAAGCCTACAGGCTAGACAAACGAATCCAATCAAACATTGAGGAAATGGAAAGGCTAAGGGAGTTATCGACCAGTGTTTCCTCCCCTTGTTGGGGTGAGAGAATACAGAAGGGGCGGCATACCGATGCTTTGTTTGTCAGATACCTTGAGCGAATTGAAGAACTACAAATCAAGATTAATGATGAGGTAGATCATCTTGTAGCACTTAAAGCAGAGATTCGAGATGTGATTAATAAAGTAACGGATATCGATGAACGCATGGTGTTACGTTACCGCTACGTCCATAACTTTACCTGGGAGCAAATCGGTGATGAGCTGAATGCTGATAAGAGTACCATTCGCAGATGGCATGGCAATGCCTTAAATCACGTTGTCGTACCTGAAAATCCAATTGTTATTCAAATGTTGAACAGCAATGAGCACTTTTGA